A genomic region of Deinococcus aquaedulcis contains the following coding sequences:
- a CDS encoding deoxynucleoside kinase has product MYLAISGNIGSGKSTLTRMLAGRYGLRPVYEPYAENPYLEDFYQDMRRYSFHSQVYFLSRRLEQHLNLVTGARYVIQDRTVFEDANIFARNLFESGQMEARDWATYCGLYEGVRPALRVPDLLIHIDASLPTLKKRIAQRGRTYEQDIPEDYLGGLNRLYDSWVAGFDACPVVRVPGDQLDFVADPQAFEWVCARVQAHGFGLPLLR; this is encoded by the coding sequence ATGTACCTCGCCATTTCCGGGAACATCGGCAGCGGCAAGAGCACGCTGACGCGCATGCTGGCCGGGCGGTACGGCCTGCGGCCGGTGTACGAGCCGTATGCCGAGAACCCCTACCTGGAAGACTTCTATCAGGACATGCGGCGCTACTCCTTTCACTCGCAGGTGTACTTTCTGTCGCGCCGCCTGGAGCAGCACCTGAATCTGGTGACGGGCGCGCGGTACGTGATTCAGGACCGCACGGTGTTTGAAGACGCCAACATCTTTGCGCGCAACCTGTTTGAGAGTGGGCAGATGGAAGCGCGCGACTGGGCTACCTATTGCGGGCTGTACGAGGGCGTGCGGCCGGCGCTGCGGGTGCCGGACCTCCTGATTCACATTGATGCCTCGCTGCCCACCCTGAAAAAACGTATTGCCCAGCGCGGGCGCACCTATGAGCAGGACATCCCGGAGGACTACCTGGGTGGCCTTAACCGCCTGTACGACAGCTGGGTGGCGGGCTTTGACGCCTGCCCGGTGGTGCGGGTGCCGGGCGATCAGCTGGATTTCGTGGCTGATCCGCAGGCGTTTGAATGGGTGTGCGCGCGGGTGCAGGCCCACGGCTTTGGCCTGCCGCTGCTGCGCTGA
- a CDS encoding deoxynucleoside kinase, translated as MYVVVEGPIGVGKTSLAGRLAARYGAELNLEVVEENPFLASFYRQPEAYAFQVQAFFLLSRFKQLSALWQPGLYRDSVVSDYLFDKDFIFAAMNLKDAEFALYEDLYAHLSPRLPTPDLVVYLRADTGELLRRIALRGRPFEQDMKAEYLADLTGRYDEYFRTYPHPLLTIDAAGLDFVNNPDDETRILTRIDEALRAGQAAD; from the coding sequence ATGTACGTTGTCGTCGAAGGCCCCATCGGGGTGGGAAAAACGAGCCTCGCCGGGCGCCTGGCCGCGCGGTACGGTGCCGAACTGAATCTGGAAGTGGTGGAGGAAAATCCGTTTCTGGCCAGCTTCTACCGCCAGCCCGAGGCCTACGCCTTTCAGGTGCAAGCGTTCTTTCTGCTCTCGCGTTTCAAGCAGCTCTCAGCGCTGTGGCAGCCGGGGCTCTACCGCGACTCGGTGGTGAGCGACTACCTGTTCGACAAGGATTTCATCTTTGCGGCGATGAACCTGAAAGACGCCGAATTCGCGCTGTACGAAGATCTGTACGCCCACCTCTCGCCCCGGCTGCCCACCCCGGACCTCGTGGTGTACCTGCGCGCCGACACGGGTGAACTGCTGCGCCGCATCGCCTTGCGCGGGCGCCCTTTTGAACAGGACATGAAAGCCGAGTACCTCGCCGACCTGACCGGGCGTTACGACGAGTATTTCCGCACCTACCCCCACCCGCTGCTGACCATTGACGCGGCGGGTCTGGATTTCGTGAACAACCCCGACGACGAGACGCGCATTCTGACCCGCATTGACGAGGCCCTGCGCGCGGGGCAGGCGGCGGACTGA
- a CDS encoding SPFH domain-containing protein, with protein MNELQHAPTPAAQGGVSPRSGVASVERPAFGLPGVPMFLLWLLGAGAAAVLLGRFPLPGVLLGAALLFALAGFFIVQPNQAMNLTLFGRYVGTERRNGLYWTNPLTVRKSVSLRIRNFNSERLKVNDAGGSPIEIAAVIVWRVVDTARAVFDVEDYAEFVAIQAETALRHLASQYPYDAYEDSRMSLRAHADEVAEALGGELAARLRHAGVEVLEARLSHLAYSPEIAGAMLQRQQAGAVIAARAQIVQGAVGMVEMALRQLSEQDIVTLDEERKAQMVSNLLVVLTSERGTQPVVNAGSLY; from the coding sequence ATGAATGAACTGCAACATGCCCCCACGCCTGCCGCCCAGGGCGGCGTTTCTCCCCGCAGCGGGGTGGCCAGCGTGGAACGGCCCGCCTTCGGTCTTCCGGGGGTGCCCATGTTCCTGCTGTGGCTGCTCGGGGCCGGGGCGGCGGCGGTGCTGCTGGGCCGCTTTCCGCTGCCGGGTGTCCTGCTGGGCGCGGCACTACTGTTCGCGCTGGCGGGTTTTTTCATCGTGCAGCCCAATCAGGCCATGAACCTCACCCTGTTCGGGCGCTACGTGGGCACCGAGCGGCGCAACGGCCTGTACTGGACCAACCCGCTGACGGTGCGCAAAAGCGTGAGCCTGCGGATTCGCAACTTCAACAGTGAGCGGCTGAAGGTGAACGACGCGGGCGGCAGCCCCATTGAGATTGCGGCCGTGATCGTGTGGCGGGTGGTGGACACCGCGCGGGCGGTCTTTGATGTCGAGGACTACGCCGAATTTGTGGCGATCCAGGCCGAAACCGCTTTGCGCCACCTCGCCAGCCAGTACCCCTACGATGCCTACGAGGACAGCCGCATGAGCCTGCGCGCCCACGCCGACGAGGTGGCCGAGGCCCTGGGGGGCGAACTGGCCGCCCGCCTGCGCCACGCCGGGGTAGAGGTGCTGGAAGCGCGACTGTCGCACCTGGCCTATTCGCCCGAAATTGCCGGGGCCATGCTGCAGCGCCAGCAGGCGGGCGCCGTGATCGCCGCGCGGGCCCAGATCGTGCAGGGCGCCGTGGGCATGGTGGAAATGGCGCTGCGCCAGCTCTCGGAGCAGGACATCGTGACGCTGGACGAGGAGCGCAAGGCCCAGATGGTGAGCAACCTGCTGGTGGTGCTGACCAGCGAGCGCGGCACGCAGCCGGTGGTCAACGCCGGCAGCCTGTACTAA
- a CDS encoding S1C family serine protease translates to MKAARLLGLSALLAAALTGAYLTGSVTAQRSLVTPDEINTVEVAQKALRAVVRVDTRLERARLQPGDNPIETGSGFFYKKDLIVTNYHVVQYQEAITVTLFNGRRVPAKLEGIDPGIDIAILRVTGVTAPATLSFGSSARLIPGQKLITIGTPLLIPNFVGTGIFSVAASARDIPRQDGLADEVGQYVTTTASLQQGNSGGPVLDSRGLVVAVADANAAPNGLVPGVIGIALPGDLVRQSLDDLEKIGVPQRGTLGATLVDLENLDPALRQLAGLNSSEGALVDQVAAGSAAARAGLRGSLRNNRDQLLAPLGDVIVAVDGQRVRDSFDVIRLVAAKRPGQTVTLTVWRNKKQVPVKVTLLKRTLR, encoded by the coding sequence ATGAAGGCCGCGCGCCTTCTGGGCCTGAGCGCGCTGCTGGCCGCCGCCCTGACCGGGGCTTACCTGACCGGCAGCGTGACGGCCCAGCGCAGTCTGGTCACGCCCGACGAGATCAACACCGTGGAGGTGGCGCAAAAGGCGCTGCGCGCCGTGGTGCGGGTGGACACCCGGCTGGAGCGCGCGCGCCTGCAGCCCGGGGACAATCCCATCGAAACGGGCAGCGGGTTTTTCTACAAAAAAGACCTGATCGTCACCAATTACCACGTGGTGCAGTACCAGGAAGCCATCACGGTCACGCTGTTCAACGGGCGGCGGGTGCCCGCCAAGCTTGAAGGCATTGACCCTGGCATTGACATCGCCATTCTGCGCGTGACCGGGGTCACAGCGCCGGCGACCCTCAGCTTTGGGTCCAGCGCCCGCCTGATTCCGGGCCAGAAGCTGATCACCATTGGCACGCCCCTCCTGATTCCCAATTTTGTGGGCACTGGCATCTTCAGCGTGGCCGCCAGCGCCCGCGATATTCCGCGCCAGGACGGGCTGGCCGACGAGGTGGGACAGTACGTCACCACCACCGCCAGCCTGCAGCAGGGCAACAGCGGCGGGCCGGTGCTGGATTCGCGCGGGCTGGTGGTGGCCGTGGCCGACGCCAACGCCGCGCCCAATGGACTGGTGCCCGGCGTGATCGGCATTGCCCTGCCCGGCGATCTGGTGCGCCAGAGCCTGGACGACCTGGAAAAAATTGGGGTGCCGCAGCGCGGCACGCTGGGCGCCACCCTGGTGGACCTGGAAAACCTGGACCCCGCCCTGCGCCAGCTGGCCGGCCTGAACAGTTCCGAAGGCGCGCTGGTAGATCAGGTGGCGGCAGGCTCGGCGGCGGCGCGCGCGGGCCTGCGCGGCAGCCTGCGCAACAACCGCGATCAGCTGCTGGCCCCCCTGGGCGACGTGATCGTGGCGGTAGACGGCCAGCGCGTGCGCGACTCGTTTGACGTGATTCGCCTCGTGGCCGCCAAGCGCCCGGGCCAGACCGTCACCCTGACCGTGTGGCGCAACAAGAAGCAGGTGCCAGTGAAAGTGACCCTGCTCAAACGCACCCTGCGCTGA
- a CDS encoding FmdB family zinc ribbon protein, which translates to MPTYLYKNIQTGEIYELQQSMRDEPYTAHPETGAPIKRVLARPGIAFKGSGFYVTDSRPKESSGGGSE; encoded by the coding sequence ATGCCCACGTACCTGTACAAGAACATCCAGACCGGCGAAATCTACGAACTGCAGCAGAGCATGCGCGACGAGCCCTACACCGCGCACCCCGAAACTGGCGCGCCGATCAAGCGCGTGCTGGCCCGGCCCGGCATCGCCTTTAAAGGCAGCGGCTTTTATGTCACGGATTCACGTCCCAAAGAAAGCAGTGGGGGCGGAAGCGAGTGA